The nucleotide window TACAGTGTTGATAGGGTGTGATATTCGGCTGGAGTTTGCAAGAGCTAAAGAGCGGAAAATATTTAGTAGCTTTGAGGAAATCACCCTCGGTCGTCGTCAAATGGCAACCATATTAGACTTTATGACATATTTTACATTAGTGCCTGTAGCAGAGAAAATTACCGTCGGTCTTCGTTAAACCGGCAATCATATTAGACTTTAGGACATATTTTACAAGGGTGGATttgtacttgttttttttttgtgtgtatcCGATAACCAAACAACACCATTTTAGCTTTAcctttaacataatttttcCTCCAACAGACGAGCCAAAGAGAAGCGACTAAAGAAAGACGCGGGTCGCACGCGCTGGTCTCAATACTTCAGATCTATGAAGAGTGGCAGCGGCTCCCCGCGGCACGACCGACTCCTGGACAAGGACGAGCTCAAGATAGACCTCGACTCTTTTAGTCATCACGGTAAATACCTATAAACGTCTTGATGTTCTCCGTGACTTGACCACGTCAAGCATACCatgtataaagtaaaatattaaattatatcacTCGGGAATAGGGTGGCTTCCCAAAACACagtacagacaaaaattctctTTGTTAAATTTTAGCTAAGATGTCGCCAAAGGTTCGTGTTCTCTGTTTGTTCGAACGTGGGAAAAGAATTTTTATAAGACTTTTAATTCAATTCGTCAATTTGCCAATGGTTGAAGTTTGGTTTTGAATGAAAGCTTGGTCAGCAATACGGCGTCTAGTCTAGGTAGAATCCATTTGTTAAATTGAATGGCAATATACCTAGATGTTAGTTTCAACAGAATCAGCAAGACTGAGTTCAGTTCGGAAAATGTGATTGTAGCATTTCCGTAGTATTGCTGAAGGCGAACTTTGTTATTGGTGGTTAATATTGAGCTCCACGCAACCACTTCTAAATGTTCTTATTTTTACAAGTTGCACGGTAGGGTAaccaaattaattttctttgacaTGTTATGATGTCTGAAATTCATCGTCTCATTCACATTTCAGAGCTAAGTAACGACAGCTACAGCACCGTAGCGCTGGGCGGGGAGGAGGGCTCCCCGGCGGGAGGGGGCGCGGCGGCAGGGGGGGCGCGCTACGCCGCTACGCCGCCGTACCTGCGCGCGCACTCGCCGCCGCATCCTCACTACCACTACCCGCCGGACCATCTTGTCTACACCAATATAGGTATGACTTATTGATATGACTTGGGTAGTTATAGCAATTAGGTATACAGGAATACTTGTATTGAAAGAGAACAATACTCTTGCTATTAATTATGTGTATTAGCATTGTATTTCGTAACTGCTGCTACGCCAGAAACAATAAATTGAATGTATGTAACTAACTGTAAATacttatcattatttaataatattttattttaaaattcttaaaacaGTAAGGAATCGTTTGTTTTTGATCCAACCAACCAGTTTAGAATGTCAAGATCGATAAAGTTTTCAGTTCCAATGTATACCGCGTCTTTAGTACCATTAAAAGGACTTAAAACTTTCTACTAAACTAAGAATCTATGGCCCGTATATGATTGAGGCTAATAAAATTCTCATTGTACCAGGCCAAGCAATGAGCGGCGCTGGCATCGGCGGGGCAGGAGGCGCGGGAGGTGCCTCCGACCTGAGCAGTTCATCATCACCCGCAGCGGGCGGCTACCCCGACTTCCCGCCGTCGCCCGACTCGTGGCTGGGCGAGGCGCACCACTACTCCCCGCGCGCCTTCCCCTAGCGGCGGCCGCCGCCGGCGCACGCGcaccccgcgccgcccgcgccgtcGCCGCGCGCCCCCTACCCGCATCTGCTCGCCCAACAACCCCTCGAGCTCGTGGTCAAGCGGGAGCTGTAACCTCTCACCAGTGAACATTTCAACGATCAGGACGTTATGAAGTGGAGGAACACTGATATTTTTGACACTGTATAAAATTAAACGTTAGTCCCGGCCCAAAACATTCTTGTAATATTTTGATCCATAGTTGATTCCTTGTACCATAGGCCCTGGCGACATGGTTACTCTGATAAGGGCAGATCTTTTACATGAATGCAACTATGATTTCCCAGGGTATCCTGGGTAGTGAGTGCAGCTATAGCTTTTTAGTGTTCAACAGGATTTgctgtattgtaaataaaaggaTATTCATTAAATACACAGTTAAATTTGTTTGCCACTGGTCTTGATAATCCACTTTTTGATTTACTCTGAGATTCCTATATACCATTGGTGTTTAGTTATATTGTGTAACTTTGTGATTGTGCCGTTGGTTTaggtttgtaaaaaataaatatttgtatataaacAACGAGCACAAGATAATTTAAAAGCCTTATAATAGCAAGGTATATTGTTGTAAATAGTATAGAGTCATCAATAAATGTCAAGATCTAAGAGTAccattaatattatatgtacattattataataatgatacaAAGAAATAATATGATTTACGTAGATGTAacgcaatatttatttacgatttAACATTCGACAGAATTTATCACAATATTGTACATAGAGATAATGtaatataagtaataatagCTGATATAGGCAAGTCCATAGTGATTATAATACTTTGTGCAAAAAATCTAGTCGACAGATGAATggtatctatataaataattgtacatgtaattacaataaagttttatttacaacttacgAGCTATCAGTACCTATAGTCTGCGGTTATTTACAGTTCCGTGGTGGCCACTCCCCAGTACTGTTGCATGCGACCCTCGAGATCCAAAGAGTCCTGGGTAGATTTCTCTTGTATCACAGCAAAATCGTATTCCAAATGGTAAGGCATCAGTCGCTGTAGGGATCCGAAATACGCAGCGTTCGGACCCCCGTTTGGTAACCTTCCAGATCCAAATCGAAAGTCAGGCTTTAGAGCAGTACCGAAAGATCTCGCACTACCGAAATGTTTCGATAAGAACGGCACACCTTTTGACTGCTTTCCAGTTAAATGCAGCTGTGGACTGCTACCCGATAAGCCTTTCAAGTTTCTGAGACTGCTTACATTGGACTTGATACCTTTCGACAAGTTATCTAGCTCTTTATCGAATAGCATCTGCGTGTTTTGCTCGAGCATGTACTCCCAGCATTTGAACTGTTCCTCGGGGTTTGCGTCATCATTTCTGTGGTCTTCCTCTTTATCTTCTTCGACTCGCACACGTATGGCTCGAGCGACACCTCCTCGACAACTCCTACGTTCGGAAGCTTTGGCTTGTGACCGCACGCTGGCGTAGTGTTGGTGACTGATCGCTTCACTAAGCGGCCGGTCACTCTGACCACTCGGAGACGATCGGTCGCTGCTCGGTTTCGGCGGCGTCACCGAGTGACAACACGGCTCCAAACGCGAGCAACAACAATCAGAACGACACACCGACTTATTACTGTTTATTGTCTGACGTAACTCTCGCATAAGTAAATCTACATCAGACCGCGCTGCATCAAATCGTATTATTACCACGGATATGCAGTCTTCTACGCCGTAGCTTTGTGCCAGATCCTGTAGTCTCTTAGCCGCAAGAACAGGGTTACGTTCCGCTCGAACTTCTGATACTGCAGTTTCCATACTAACAGCATTCCAGAATTTACCATTGCCTAGTATTAGAAACTCATCGTCTTCTTTTATAATCGTTTGTATTACATCAGGATCTGGTACAGTATTAGGATATCGCGTAGAATATCCGAGTCGTTTGTTGTTTTCTATGCCCAGGCTGAGCGGTCCATTTCGTCTACTGAGAACTGCTTTAGTGTCTCCCACATTGGCAAGTCTCAAGTTATATTTCCGAGTTGCGTGCCCAAACCCGATTTCTTGAGCAGTTACGGGTGACAAATGACACATTATTAAGCATGCACCTTTCTTTTGTCCCTTTTCTTTAAGTTCCCTGTGTGCAGATAATACTACATATTTCATATACTCGTTTACAGTTTCCTTTATAGATTTCTCTTCAAGCAAAAGTCCAGGTATAGCCGTTTGTAAAATTTTTGGCACTTCAATATCGGTTTCACCATCGATTATAGCAAATAAACCTTCTCTATTGCAGAAGGATGGAAGACGAATTTGGGCACAGCATAGCTGTAACGATTTATTGGGACATTCTGAAAATCCAGTTGTCCACGGAGTTGAACCATTTAATTCCTCATGATAACCACTTTTTTGTGTCCACGGCAAGGAGTGTCGACCAGTGACGTCTACTAGACTCAGGGGTCGTTGACATCTGTACGCACTGAATTGCGAAGGATCAACTTGTAACTTTTTATTACACGATATATCTAAAAACTTTAACTGTTTAGGAGCAAGAAGCCTTAAATCTATACTATCGAGTTCATTATGAGCAAAATCTAATATTTTCACGGATGCACTGCACGCAAACATCGGAACAGAGCGTAATCTGTTCGAATGAGCTCTAACAATTTTGATATTGTTTAGCTGTGGTAAGTTTTCTGGTAGTCTCGAAAGACAGTTCCCGGATAACACAAGTTCTTCAATATCTGGCCAGAAGTTGATACATGCTTCTGGTAAATTAGTCAAGCAGTTATATGCAATGTGCAGTATCTTTAATCCTCTGAAGGCTATAATGACATCTGACACTTCATCGGTGAGACAGTTTGCTGTTAGGTAGAGGCGTTCTAGACAGTGTGAGGATGGGCCTCGCGCGTGTGGTAACCTGCTCAATCTATTGTTTGTGAGATTTAAAACGCACAGTCTATCACAAGCTGAGAAGAAATTTTCTGGTAAGGATTGTATGCAGTTGTCGTGGAGTAGTAGTTCTCGTAAGGGTGATCTTAGCCGGGGCATGGAAGGTATGCTTGATATCTTGTTGTGCGCGAGGTGTAGGCTGCTGAGACTGGAGAGTTCGCTACAGAACAGATGCTCAGGTAGCGACGTGAGCTGGTTGTTGCTGGCGTGCAGCGTGGTGAGATCGGAGCAGCCGCTGAGCCACTGCGGGAGTGACGTCAGCTTGTTGTGAGACACGTCAATTTCGACTAGGTTAATCGGTGGTACTGTTGTTGTTAGCGTTTCTAGTTCTGGAAACAATAACGTCAGGATTAGTATGAGCGTTTCATCATAACACAATAACACTGTTTTAAATGCATATACAAGCTCAGTGAGTTTGAGAATGaagctgaaaataattttgattgaaataacaATTCCTTTCATTATTGTTTCAACAATGTTAGATTGTCTTTTACAATTACTCCTCAGAATTCAAAATTTCTCCAAAATGCtattacatgtaggtacaaataaacCAGCTTACGGTTATGTGGCGCCCTTAGTATCCTCAGCATAGCTCCATGTAGACCGAGGTGTTGCAGCGTATTGTGTGCTGCGTATAATTCGCGAAGACCGCGCAGCGCCGACACGACCAAGACTTCGACAGTGTTGTGGGAAATGTCCAAAGATACCAGGTGCTGTAATGTGaggaaagtaaattatttttagaataccGTTTACACAATGTCTATATGTATTGATAACCACCACACCTTACATGGGCactgtaattatatttattccaGCACAGCAATCAATATCTAGGTTACACGTAATTACTCATTGATGAAATGTGAAAAAATACGAGAACTTATTACATCTAAGGCAAGCTGACCATGGCCTCCGCATGCTTCGCCCTAAAGCGGACATCCGAATCAATCTATTTACTACGATAACCAACAAGCTGTGTATTCCTCATTACACAGGTATTTAGGTGTAAGATTCCAATGGTTAATTACCTCATAGTTGCCCAGTATGATGCTTCCCTTCAACTTGTTGTGTCGTAAGTCTACGGTGGTGAGGGGGGCGCGGTATTCTGATTTATTTTCGTCGTCCGGCGCCATTGGTGGCTTGTTGCTTGGCTGAAACATTGAGATAAACGTTAGGACGTAAATTCTGAGATCTTTAAGAAACAATGGTTTTTGAAGCAATCcacattaagtaggtaattacagcaagttttcatttatatttttttacatgtgTACATTACTTTCAGTTTTCCTTAATTAAATACTGTAAATGAGTAGTTAagtgtgaaaaaatataaatcgcgTTACGCTTACTCCCAAATGTGTGATAAGGTTCCGAGTAGCAACCAACGTTCTAAGTCGGGGCAGTCGGAGGACACAATCTACGGAGCGCAGTTCGTTGTCGCTCACTTGTAGCTCCTCCAATCTGAAAACAAGGGAAAGTGAATGTATTACTAGACagtaatataggtacctacatattaatattaaacagaaGACGTGAATATAGTAAAAATGACATTGTACGATAACACATCTAATATTCTGCTACTAAGAAGAAATTGGACCAATTAAACGGTAGTGAATCAAAACCTTACGCATCATTTTGTAAACACAGATACGTTTTTCAAGCTCTTGCGTCAGATGATGATTGATTGCCATTACCTATGCAAAATATTGAGCAGCTATATTGTGCAAATGCATGTACGCATAGAGTTGAACGTACCATTTAATTAGCTGGTATGTAAATCCACTTAAAGCTTCGGTCACACTGAGTGAATATCCGctgcaaaagtaataaaatgttcttGCAAGAATGCctagttatttactttatttcgaATGCAGAAGCATCAGAACGCAAAGATTGTAACACAATATTTTAGACGCCACATAGAACTTATCCGACAGTGGGATCGAGGCCTTAGGATAGCATCACAATAAGTCGATTTGTTATCCAACAACGTAACAGAGATTGTATCGAGACTATTCGAGAAATACAGACCGatttaatatgtacctacatacgtgTATCTAAACAGAAACTTTATAGCCACCGCTAATTAGAAAGTTACATCGTTAATTAGTGTTTTTGCTTGTAGACAAACTGAGAAGTTTTATTGGATGGCAATGAACGATCTTAGGTGTGAATCTGCGGAACAAAAGTACTTAAATTATCCATCGTGATTCTGGTGCaggtttttttaaatgaaacctAGGCAGCAATTTTCCATATGTGAAAGCTCGTTGACCTAGaaagttttctttaattttatctcAACTTATTATTCtgtaatttttatgaatttagGTATCCTTTCAAGAATTTGTTGCGAGTACTCACCCGTTACAAATTCGTATGGATCACAATCAATGCGTGCGTCATGTGCGTGTAtagatttctttattaaattatatatatttattatttataaaaactttattgcaTCATTTTAGTTCGAGAATATATTTTCACTATTTCGTAGCTCTATAGCACATACCGCGCATCTGAATACTTGGCCCACTAGCTCGAAAACCGTGACCAAGcaattaaaagctttttgagATAGACTAATATttcttattcatattttttgttcgtaAGTAGCAATAATACTAAGCATTATAAAAGATCAAGGTTCCAATAGACCATTAACTTGTTTAGAATAATATGGGTAATTAAAtacactgtatttttttacgtaAACATTTCTTGAATATTCTTAATATGATGCAAGGAGACTATAAAATCTTCATTACTTTCTTACCTATTGACTTTATTAAAGTACGTAACTATATTTATTGCTCAACATACCTGATTTCTAATTAACTAACTCTGACACGGGTAGTGCATATGCATACCATAAAAAGGCTTTCcataacatttctaaaataactCTTCAAGGTGGCTATTCCAATTAAGTAGAAGAACTAACTGAAAAAAGTAAAGTTAAAACCCACTTCTATGTAGataaatatctacatatacatacatatattacattAGCGTTACAAAATGCTTTCTTCTTTTTTCAAGAAAGTGAGAATTAAATGGAAGAATGATTTGATGTTAACGTTGGAACTACTTAgtacaatagaaaaaaaatgttgaagttTAGTTAGTGAAactgaaataagtacctaaacgAAATTTTGATTGACTGGTTGATTGATGCCCTTTTGTTTTTTGGTCTATAATTTTCCAGTGCAACAGAACAA belongs to Helicoverpa armigera isolate CAAS_96S chromosome 6, ASM3070526v1, whole genome shotgun sequence and includes:
- the LOC110371918 gene encoding protein phosphatase PHLPP-like protein isoform X1, with protein sequence MVARQPLLASSPPAPRKSLRRLASTRGFRPRDANEYGWIRVFEGLEPFAIDAPSKLIKVTLNTTVEEINKDLGFNDELSLWLQIGGANARRLEHDEYPLRIQEQYLATCGWRSQARRLRLAVDPELRHTLRWCAGPAPRTGGVLRSGTVYVLKGHVFPQWKPRPAYVIGSRLHSYGTAWEMLELSGGSIELCPPKAQRLVLCVKPRCQGNLASGDNTMNHLFLGFSTIWERNMWFCWLKEGTQSTQPPNVLDLSGGGRASLGAALAQHAAGAFTVRVLHLRSNALTALPAQAWTLQSLTHLDISDNRITELPQEICQLTQLEELQVSDNELRSVDCVLRLPRLRTLVATRNLITHLGPSNKPPMAPDDENKSEYRAPLTTVDLRHNKLKGSIILGNYEHLVSLDISHNTVEVLVVSALRGLRELYAAHNTLQHLGLHGAMLRILRAPHNQLETLTTTVPPINLVEIDVSHNKLTSLPQWLSGCSDLTTLHASNNQLTSLPEHLFCSELSSLSSLHLAHNKISSIPSMPRLRSPLRELLLHDNCIQSLPENFFSACDRLCVLNLTNNRLSRLPHARGPSSHCLERLYLTANCLTDEVSDVIIAFRGLKILHIAYNCLTNLPEACINFWPDIEELVLSGNCLSRLPENLPQLNNIKIVRAHSNRLRSVPMFACSASVKILDFAHNELDSIDLRLLAPKQLKFLDISCNKKLQVDPSQFSAYRCQRPLSLVDVTGRHSLPWTQKSGYHEELNGSTPWTTGFSECPNKSLQLCCAQIRLPSFCNREGLFAIIDGETDIEVPKILQTAIPGLLLEEKSIKETVNEYMKYVVLSAHRELKEKGQKKGACLIMCHLSPVTAQEIGFGHATRKYNLRLANVGDTKAVLSRRNGPLSLGIENNKRLGYSTRYPNTVPDPDVIQTIIKEDDEFLILGNGKFWNAVSMETAVSEVRAERNPVLAAKRLQDLAQSYGVEDCISVVIIRFDAARSDVDLLMRELRQTINSNKSVCRSDCCCSRLEPCCHSVTPPKPSSDRSSPSGQSDRPLSEAISHQHYASVRSQAKASERRSCRGGVARAIRVRVEEDKEEDHRNDDANPEEQFKCWEYMLEQNTQMLFDKELDNLSKGIKSNVSSLRNLKGLSGSSPQLHLTGKQSKGVPFLSKHFGSARSFGTALKPDFRFGSGRLPNGGPNAAYFGSLQRLMPYHLEYDFAVIQEKSTQDSLDLEGRMQQYWGVATTEL
- the LOC110371918 gene encoding protein phosphatase PHLPP-like protein isoform X2, which produces MVERNTMKCEEEEVDSLDVFTQPSPEDIFLDSLEPNTLREKCEHSGTQSTQPPNVLDLSGGGRASLGAALAQHAAGAFTVRVLHLRSNALTALPAQAWTLQSLTHLDISDNRITELPQEICQLTQLEELQVSDNELRSVDCVLRLPRLRTLVATRNLITHLGPSNKPPMAPDDENKSEYRAPLTTVDLRHNKLKGSIILGNYEHLVSLDISHNTVEVLVVSALRGLRELYAAHNTLQHLGLHGAMLRILRAPHNQLETLTTTVPPINLVEIDVSHNKLTSLPQWLSGCSDLTTLHASNNQLTSLPEHLFCSELSSLSSLHLAHNKISSIPSMPRLRSPLRELLLHDNCIQSLPENFFSACDRLCVLNLTNNRLSRLPHARGPSSHCLERLYLTANCLTDEVSDVIIAFRGLKILHIAYNCLTNLPEACINFWPDIEELVLSGNCLSRLPENLPQLNNIKIVRAHSNRLRSVPMFACSASVKILDFAHNELDSIDLRLLAPKQLKFLDISCNKKLQVDPSQFSAYRCQRPLSLVDVTGRHSLPWTQKSGYHEELNGSTPWTTGFSECPNKSLQLCCAQIRLPSFCNREGLFAIIDGETDIEVPKILQTAIPGLLLEEKSIKETVNEYMKYVVLSAHRELKEKGQKKGACLIMCHLSPVTAQEIGFGHATRKYNLRLANVGDTKAVLSRRNGPLSLGIENNKRLGYSTRYPNTVPDPDVIQTIIKEDDEFLILGNGKFWNAVSMETAVSEVRAERNPVLAAKRLQDLAQSYGVEDCISVVIIRFDAARSDVDLLMRELRQTINSNKSVCRSDCCCSRLEPCCHSVTPPKPSSDRSSPSGQSDRPLSEAISHQHYASVRSQAKASERRSCRGGVARAIRVRVEEDKEEDHRNDDANPEEQFKCWEYMLEQNTQMLFDKELDNLSKGIKSNVSSLRNLKGLSGSSPQLHLTGKQSKGVPFLSKHFGSARSFGTALKPDFRFGSGRLPNGGPNAAYFGSLQRLMPYHLEYDFAVIQEKSTQDSLDLEGRMQQYWGVATTEL